A portion of the Lolium rigidum isolate FL_2022 chromosome 1, APGP_CSIRO_Lrig_0.1, whole genome shotgun sequence genome contains these proteins:
- the LOC124670614 gene encoding BTB/POZ domain-containing protein NPY1-like has protein sequence MKFMKLGSKPDTFQADGGSDSRYVLSDLPSDIVVHVEEARFYLHKFPLLSKSSLLQRLIIEASQNGADEVYLHGIPGGAKAFEICAKFCYGMVVTLNPYNVVAARCAAEHLGMTEDVDKSNLVFKIEVFLNSGIFRSWKDSIIALQSTVALLPWSEELKLVARCVDSIAAKATASPGTVVWSYTYNRKAASSDEIVEALRCSSSSKAVPRDWWVEDLCELDVELYKRVMVAVKSRARVPPDVLGEALRAYAARWLPESCRDTPATHDDACSMEVLETIVWLMPSDDGGSSSCCCSCQFLLNLLKLAVLVGAGELLREELMDRVVPLLHEASVNDLLIPARPQTDTAYDVQLVEALVGRYMRRTGRNAGDGISLDGIDREDVFETYMEADESLLSLCKLVDGYLAEVATDPNMPVSSFIGLATTMPESARPAHDGLYTAIDVFLKLHPDLSKSDKRKISSLMDVKKLSKEACIHAAQNDRLPLRIVVQVLFFEQQRAGSTSTPLLLATSAAGDGSTRLELEDDCWKNRALALALPEPPTPTPTAALRNQLGSMSLKLVDEDRRRVDGGGDRRLARSASIANQSSRLSLSSRSRRIFDRLWVAGKPLGEVVSKSSDTSGSSQSPRSSGKPLDSNKSSSRSRRYSVS, from the exons ATGAAGTTCATGAAGCTCGGCTCCAAGCCGGACACCTTCCAGGCGGACGGCGGCAGCGACTCCAG ATATGTGCTGTCCGACCTGCCGTCAGACATCGTCGTCCATGTCGAGGAGGCAAGGTTCTATCTACACAAG TTCCCTCTGCTTTCCAAGAGCAGCCTGCTGCAGCGGCTGATAATCGAGGCGAGCCAGAACGGCGCCGACGAGGTCTACCTGCACGGCATCCCCGGCGGGGCGAAAGCCTTCGAGATCTGTGCTAAGTTCTGCTACGGCATGGTCGTCACGCTGAACCCGTACAACGTCGTGGCCGCGAGGTGCGCCGCCGAGCACCTCGGCATGACGGAGGACGTCGACAAGAGCAACCTCGTGTTCAAGATCGAGGTGTTCCTCAACTCCGGCATCTTCCGGAGCTGGAAGGACTCCATCATTGCGCTGCAGAGCACTGTCGCATTGCTGCCGTGGTCGGAGGAGTTGAAGCTGGTCGCGAGGTGCGTCGACTCCATCGCAGCCAAGGCAACGGCGAGCCCTGGGACCGTGGTGTGGTCGTACACCTATAACCGGAAGGCGGCGTCCTCCGACGAGATTGTCGAGGCTCTCCGGTgctcgtcgtcgtcgaaggcGGTGCCGAGGGACTGGTGGGTGGAGGACCTGTGCGAGCTGGACGTGGAGCTCTACAAGCGTGTCATGGTAGCGGTGAAGTCCAGGGCGAGGGTGCCTCCCGACGTCCTCGGGGAAGCTCTCAGGGCGTATGCCGCCCGGTGGCTCCCGGAGAGTTGCCGTGATACGCCGGCGACCCACGACGATGCGTGTTCCATGGAAGTGCTCGAGACCATCGTCTGGCTGATGCCGTCCGACGACGGTGGATCATCGTCGTGTTGCTGCTCGTGCCAATTCTTGCTGAATCTTCTGAAACTGGCTGTCCTGGTTGGAGCCGGGGAGTTGCTGAGGGAGGAGCTCATGGACAGGGTCGTCCCGCTTCTGCACGAGGCATCGGTGAACGATCTGCTGATCCCGGCCAGGCCGCAGACGGACACCGCCTACGACGTGCAGCTGGTCGAGGCGCTGGTCGGCAGGTACATGCGGCGCACTGGCAGAAACGCCGGAGACGGAATCTCCCTCGATGGTATTGACAGGGAGGATGTGTTCGAAACGTACATGGAGGCAGATGAGTCGTTGCTATCACTGTGCAAGCTCGTCGACGGGTACTTGGCCGAGGTCGCCACCGACCCAAACATGCCGGTGTCGAGCTTCATCGGGTTGGCGACTACCATGCCTGAATCGGCCAGGCCGGCGCACGATGGCCTCTACACCGCCATTGATGTCTTCCTCAAG TTGCATCCCGACTTATCCAAGTCGGACAAGAGGAAGATAAGCAGCCTGATGGACGTGAAGAAGCTCTCCAAGGAGGCGTGCATCCACGCGGCGCAGAACGACCGGCTCCCGCTGCGCATCGTCGTGCAGGTTCTCTTCTTCGAGCAGCAGCGGGCGGGTAGCACGAGCACCCCGCTGCTGCTGGCGACGTCGGCCGCCGGCGACGGCAGCACGCGCCTGGAACTGGAAGACGACTGCTGGAAGAACCGCGCGCTGGCGCTGGCGTTGCCGgagcctccgactccgactccgacGGCGGCACTAAGGAACCAGCTCGGGAGCATGAGCCTGAAGCTGGTCGACGAAGACCGGCGCCGCGTCGACGGCGGTGGTGACCGGCGGCTGGCGAGGAGCGCCAGCATCGCGAACCAGAGCAGCAGGCTGTCGCTGTCGTCAAGGTCTCGGAGGATCTTTGATAGGCTGTGGGTCGCCGGGAAGCCGCTCGGCGAGGTGGTCAGCAAGAGCTCCGACACGTCCGGGAGTTCGCAGAGCCCGCGATCGTCGGGCAAGCCGCTGGACTCCAACAAGTCGTCGTCGAGGAGCCGGCGCTACTCTGTGTCGTAG
- the LOC124706337 gene encoding cinnamoyl-CoA reductase 1-like, with amino-acid sequence MAVGGVDGEATTTGHGQTVCVTGAGGYIGSWIVKLLLEKGYAVRGTVRNPDDAKNAHLRGLAGAAERLTLCKADLLDGDALRDAIAGCHGVFHTASPVTDDPEEMVEPAVRGTRYVIEAAAQSGTVRRVVLTSSIGAVAMDPNRAPDAVVDESCWSDLEFCEKTKNWYCYGKTVAERAAWDTAAELGVDLVVVNPVLVQGPALQPAVNASLTHVLKYLNGATKTYANAVQAYVHVRDTAAAHIRVFEAPSAAGRYLCADGAVLHREDVVTILRKFFPQYPIPKRCSDEVNPRKQPYKISNQRLRDLGVEFTPAAECLYDTVVSFQEKGILPAAPAAPPFGPAVANSRIAGTI; translated from the exons ATGGCCGTCGGAGGCGTAGACGGAGAGGCTACCACCACGGGGCACGGGCAGACGGTGTGCGTGACCGGAGCCGGCGGGTACATCGGGTCGTGGATCGTCAAGCTGCTCCTGGAGAAGGGTTACGCCGTGCGAGGCACCGTCAGGAACCCCG ATGACGCCAAGAACGCGCACCTGAGGGGTCTCGCCGGCGCGGCGGAGAGGCTGACGCTGTGCAAGGCCGACCTGCTCGACGGCGACGCGCTGCGCGACGCCATCGCCGGCTGCCACGGCGTGTTCCACACCGCGTCGCCGGTCACCGATGATCCC GAGGAGATGGTGGAGCCGGCGGTGAGGGGCACGCGCTACGTCATCGAGGCGGCGGCTCAGTCAGGCACGGTCCGCCGCGTCGTGCTGACGTCGTCCATCGGAGCGGTGGCCATGGACCCCAACCGCGCCCCGGACGCCGTCGTCGACGAGTCCTGTTGGAGCGACCTCGAGTTCTGCGAGAAGACCAAA AACTGGTACTGCTACGGGAAGACGGTGGCGGAGCGCGCGGCGTGGGACACGGCGGCGGAGCTTGGGGTGGACCTGGTGGTGGTGAACCCGGTGCTGGTGCAGGGCCCGGCGTTGCAGCCGGCGGTGAATGCCAGCCTGACGCACGTTCTCAAGTACCTCAACGGCGCCACCAAGACGTACGCCAACGCCGTGCAGGCGTACGTGCACGTCCGCGACACCGCCGCCGCGCACATCCGCGTCTTCGAGGCCCCCTCCGCCGCCGGACGCTACCTCTGCGCGGACGGCGCCGTGCTGCACCGGGAGGACGTCGTCACCATCCTCCGCAAGTTCTTCCCCCAGTACCCCATTCCCAAGAG GTGCTCCGACGAGGTGAACCCAAGGAAGCAGCCGTACAAGATATCAAACCAGCGGCTCCGTGACCTGGGCGTCGAGTTCACGCCGGCGGCGGAGTGCCTCTACGACACCGTCGTGAGCTTCCAGGAGAAAGGCATCCTCCCGGCGGCCCCGGCTGCACCGCCT TTTGGTCCAGCTGTTGCAAACAGCAGAATTGCTGGAACAATTTGA